In Nematostella vectensis chromosome 2, jaNemVect1.1, whole genome shotgun sequence, one genomic interval encodes:
- the LOC5517903 gene encoding uncharacterized protein LOC5517903 isoform X3 has protein sequence MRGVLGNYIELAQQFVYLVVFAFQHSNCTIFPFPTWGSPYQTADHFWPYQNISDGGFLEDVQGSAHTVVYNGGKINKIQQLGTSLFLDGKDDWVDIGGFNADCVTDPARCVDGFTIGFWLRVYEAGYIMSSGAFTNSKRGPGFQLIYDSNIEGFEFVLETTKKQWRLYVHGQLREWTHMIFTWREAYGIEYYEDGNLSTKANKPFHLAARPPKRYTPVITLGRPNNVFEVRKFGHFEIAQFAIWMRPLSLGDSAGVYLAGVVYDQNTAVCCYFKSVGLCAVNPCYDSQQCKRIEATHKCLCPRVNLQRKTCEEKIEGYCADKSSSCNLFSRQEKYCEHRSMRDLCPRSCDYCAPGSVAVTTTLTPHGKTPPYGKFSSPHHPSSSGYSHMPATLFPNLEPASPKPSTTSSSIAGATTSMPGYNVRPSNSLSPYGNFSARRMPRGSDCEAIDCSYYSTCKVHADEGYAQCHCKQDCPLDYEPVCGTNSKTYLNSCVLQAESCYIGRWIRVAKKGPCGSRYPNAVHYWPFNSTTPSRTLLDVRGNCKTLTYNGVRTTYAEQLGPVLSLDGVDDWILISGLKSKCINDPTLCDDGLTVAFWIKYHAGEFILSGGRYTDHQRGPGFQFLCLNCHKDPKKNKPKNFVLNLSTQTKDWKITLDFLPKAWFHFVFSWHIDNGLKVYRNGKLVVTDKSAAEVTFPPLKPRYEIITLGRPNSLTKLHNYAKIDIGHLVIWTYELSHYEVEVSFLTVLAKTTKSLICCHFKKADPCVTNPCHDGATCRSLDEKFECICPDITPGPCEEKRTISPCQDTLENCSVYAAQSGYCQFHRRYMESVCPLSCGFCRDGESESQVLDSTSAPYTTPCSTETLLTSTASATHGDGIILIQKGGSWSNMETNQIPSELGNLKSQDPWNTGSLKSAIGVDSKPSQSFNPETPFSKNEMTPWRQGSSGLRPSSKTIRDRTLSRLPTLRPSPKIDVTKTSRTPSPLLSATPCKTITQSFSNVAFSPSTGTPSMSVVPSKIQGQRVPTLPPAEPYACSTGGVKCVCYNCASDTSGLPCCTKLLDPRALQEGVALTIDSISIREFLVIEPKIKQVTQKVLADACRTIDCFSMSKSLKRRRREADSGELSPSTPGHVIKIVKTFEPTVRPDSVNPSAPSSTGSSKSQIDVSVVMFSISPDAPAHSKGGLTAAFYATVTSHMGASNRTKVLNGVVLADLMREKREVLNKQLNISIGVIAAWDSKGGTSSSIWDVSSTPRSPTRTPGGDPNVGGRSGAEDGVRMSHTTFIIILVTGISGFLVLAIVVTFILVRFLRRMKGEFVPDRVYPNGQKAPSGEDQLIPSFVDPSTPRITDVPKKPSKSSGGGGGGGGGGGGGGAAKKKKPMGVKVTYKPPKWD, from the exons ATGAGAGGGGTGCTGGGGAACTATATTGAACTCGCCCAGCAATTTGTTTACTTGGTAGTTTTTG CCTTTCAGCATTCCAACT GTACCATCTTCCCTTTCCCTACATGGGGCTCGCCGTATCAGACCGCAGACCACTTTTGGCCATACCAGAACATCTCAGATGGCGGCTTCCTGGAAGATGTCCAGGGATCAGCTCACACGGTGGTGTATAACGgtggaaaaataaacaagatACAGCAGCTTGGGACTTCACTTTTCCTCGATGGCAAGGatgattgggtggatatcg GTGGCTTCAATGCGGATTGTGTTACCGACCCAGCCCGATGTGTTGACGGATTTACGATCGGCTTTTGGCTGAGAGTGTATGAAGCAGGGTATATTATGTCGTCCGGGGCTTTTACAAACTCTAAAAGAGGGCCGGGTTTCCAACTCATCTACGATTCTAACATCGAAGGGTTTGAGTTTGTATTGGAGACGACAAAAAAGCAATGGCGCTTGTACGTGCACGGTCAGTTGCGCGAATGGACGCACATGATATTCACGTGGCGCGAAGCTTACGGCATTGAATATTACGAAGATGGTAACCTCAGCACAAAGGCAAACAAACCCTTCCACTTAGCAGCGCGGCCACCAAAGCGATACACTCCAGTTATCACACTAGGGAGACCTAACAATGTGTTCGAGGTGCGCAAATTTGGTCACTTTGAAATCGCGCAGTTTGCGATCTGGATGCGTCCCTTGTCTCTCGGGGACTCGGCAGGGGTGTACCTGGCGGGCGTGGTTTATGATCAGAACACTGCGGTATGCTGTTACTTCAAGTCCG TTGGACTGTGTGCAGTTAATCCATGCTACGACTCCCAGCAATGCAAACGTATCGAAGCTACGCACAAGTGCCTTTGTCCTCGAGTCAACCTGCAACGGAAAACATGCGAAG AGAAAATCGAAGGCTATTGCGCTGACAAGTCCAGCAGCTGCAACCTCTTCTCTCGTCAGGAGAAGTACTGCGAGCATCGATCCATGCGAGACCTCTGCCCGCGCTCTTGTGATTACTGCG CCCCAGGATCTGTCGCTGTTACCACGACACTCACCCCACATGGAAAGACACCACCATACGGGAAGTTTTCCTCTCCACACCACCCCTCGTCGTCAGGTTACAGTCATATGCCTGCCACTCTGTTCCCTAACTTGGAGCCTGCATCGCCAAAGCCATCCACCACCAGCTCCTCAATAGCAGGCGCAACTACTAGCATGCCTGGCTATAATGTTAGACCTTCGAACAGCCTATCACCTTATGGGAACTTCAGTGCAAGGCGGATGCCTAGAG GATCTGACTGCGAGGCAATTGACTGCAGTTATTACTCAACCTGCAAAGTTCATGCAGATGAGGGTTACGCCCAGTGCCACTGTAAACAGGACTGCCCTCTGGACTATGAGCCTGTATGCGGGACCAACAGCAAGACTTACCTCAACAGCTGCGTACTGCAAGCAGAATCATGCTACATAGGGCGATGGATTCGAGTCGCTAAGAAAGGGCCTTGTG GGTCACGATATCCGAACGCTGTCCACTACTGGCCCTTCAACTCGACCACACCCTCTAGAACATTACTGGACGTTCGCGGCAATTGCAAGACTTTGACATACAACGGAGTGCGCACCACGTATGCGGAGCAGTTGGGCCCCGTGTTGTCACTGGACGGAGTAGATGACTGGATATTGATTAGCGGTTTGAAGAGCAAGTGCATTAATGACCCGACGCTGTGCGATGACGGACTGACTGTCGCGTTCTGGATCAAGTACCATGCAG GCGAATTTATTTTATCTGGCGGTCGATACACGGACCATCAACGAGGACCTGGCTTCCAGTTCCTATGTCTAAATTGCCACAAAGACCCTAAAAAGAACAAACCTAAGAACTTTGTACTAAATCTCTCCACCCAGACCAAAGACTGGAAGATCACGCTCGACTTCCTGCCAAAAGCATGGTTTCATTTTGTCTTTAGCTGGCATATTGACAATGGTCTAAAAGTCTATCGAAATGGGAAACTAGTAGTAACAGACAAGAGTGCGGCAGAGGTCACCTTCCCGCCTCTCAAGCCACGTTACGAGATAATCACACTAGGGCGACCGAACAGTCTGACCAAGCTGCATAACTATGCAAAGATTGACATTGGTCACTTGGTGATATGGACGTATGAACTGTCTCACTACGAGGTAGAGGTCTCATTCCTTACAGTTCTCGCAAAGACAACAAAGTCCCTCATCTGTTGCCACTTTAAGAAAG CGGATCCCTGCGTGACCAACCCATGTCACGATGGCGCCACGTGCCGCTCATTAGATGAGAAGTTCGAGTGTATATGTCCTGACATTACACCTGGCCCCTGCGAGGAAA AGCGTACGATCAGCCCATGTCAGGATACTCTTGAGAACTGCTCCGTGTACGCCGCCCAGTCAGGCTACTGTCAGTTCCACCGTCGCTACATGGAGTCAGTCTGTCCCTTGTCTTGTGGCTTCTGTA GGGATGGGGAGAGCGAGAGCCAAGTACTGGATTCCACAAGTGCGCCTTACACGACGCCGTGCTCTACCGAGACCCTGCTCACGTCGACTGCAAGCGCCACTCACGGGGACGGAATCATTTTGATCCAAAAGGGAGGCTCATGGTCCAATATGGAAACCAATCAAATACCGTCGGAACTTGGGAACCTGAAAAGCCAAGACCCATGGAATACAGGATCACTTAAATCAGCTATTGGTGTTGACTCCAAGCCGTCACAATCCTTCAATCCAGAGACCCCTTTTTCAAAGAATGAAATGACACCATGGCGTCAGGGGTCTAGTGGACTTCGTCCCTCTTCAAAAACAATCCGGGATAGAACCCTTTCTCGTCTACCGACGCTGCGACCTTCGCCAAAGATCGACGTCACGAAAACATCGCGGACCCCATCGCCACTTCTCTCAGCTACACCTTGTAAAACTATCACGCAATCCTTTTCGAATGTTGCATTCTCTCCTTCCACAGGTACCCCGAGCATGTCAGTTGTGCCGAGTAAGATCCAGGGTCAGCGTGTACCCACCTTGCCGCCAGCTGAGCCTTACGCTTGTTCTACGGGCGGCGTCAAGTGCGTGTGCTATAACTGCGCCTCAGATACTAGCGGACTGCCGTGCTGCACCAAGTTACTTGACCCTCGTGCTTTACAAGAAGGAGTCGCCCTCACAATTGACTCAATTAGTATTAGAGAGTTCTTGGTGATCGAGCCAAAGATAAAGCAAGTCACACAGAAAGTGCTAGCGGATGCTTGTAGAACAATTGATTGCTTTTCAATGTCAAAGTCACTAAAGAGAAGACGCCGGGAAGCGGACAGCGGGGAATTAAGTCCAAGTACACCGGGACATGTTatcaaaattgttaaaacttTCGAGCCAACGGTAAGACCGGACAGCGTAAATCCTTCAGCCCCATCTTCCACAGGGAGTTCTAAGTCTCAGATAGACGTCAGTGTGGTGATGTTTAGTATTTCGCCAGATGCGCCTGCGCATAGCAAAGGCGGGTTGACCGCTGCATTTTACGCAACTGTGACGTCCCACATGGGAGCGAGCAACCGTACTAAAGTCCTTAACGGAGTCGTGTTGGCTGACCTCATGCGCGAGAAGCGAGAGGTGCTCAACAAGCAACTTAACATTTCCATTGGGGTGATTGCAGCCTGGGACTCTAAAGGAGGAACTAGTTCGAGTATATGGGATGTGTCATCCACACCAAGAAGCCCAACTCGGACCCCAG
- the LOC5517903 gene encoding uncharacterized protein LOC5517903 isoform X1, translating into MRGVLGNYIELAQQFVYLVVFAFQHSNCTIFPFPTWGSPYQTADHFWPYQNISDGGFLEDVQGSAHTVVYNGGKINKIQQLGTSLFLDGKDDWVDIGGFQKCSSLRELRTYGCGFNADCVTDPARCVDGFTIGFWLRVYEAGYIMSSGAFTNSKRGPGFQLIYDSNIEGFEFVLETTKKQWRLYVHGQLREWTHMIFTWREAYGIEYYEDGNLSTKANKPFHLAARPPKRYTPVITLGRPNNVFEVRKFGHFEIAQFAIWMRPLSLGDSAGVYLAGVVYDQNTAVCCYFKSVGLCAVNPCYDSQQCKRIEATHKCLCPRVNLQRKTCEEKIEGYCADKSSSCNLFSRQEKYCEHRSMRDLCPRSCDYCAPGSVAVTTTLTPHGKTPPYGKFSSPHHPSSSGYSHMPATLFPNLEPASPKPSTTSSSIAGATTSMPGYNVRPSNSLSPYGNFSARRMPRGSDCEAIDCSYYSTCKVHADEGYAQCHCKQDCPLDYEPVCGTNSKTYLNSCVLQAESCYIGRWIRVAKKGPCGSRYPNAVHYWPFNSTTPSRTLLDVRGNCKTLTYNGVRTTYAEQLGPVLSLDGVDDWILISGLKSKCINDPTLCDDGLTVAFWIKYHAGEFILSGGRYTDHQRGPGFQFLCLNCHKDPKKNKPKNFVLNLSTQTKDWKITLDFLPKAWFHFVFSWHIDNGLKVYRNGKLVVTDKSAAEVTFPPLKPRYEIITLGRPNSLTKLHNYAKIDIGHLVIWTYELSHYEVEVSFLTVLAKTTKSLICCHFKKADPCVTNPCHDGATCRSLDEKFECICPDITPGPCEEKRTISPCQDTLENCSVYAAQSGYCQFHRRYMESVCPLSCGFCRDGESESQVLDSTSAPYTTPCSTETLLTSTASATHGDGIILIQKGGSWSNMETNQIPSELGNLKSQDPWNTGSLKSAIGVDSKPSQSFNPETPFSKNEMTPWRQGSSGLRPSSKTIRDRTLSRLPTLRPSPKIDVTKTSRTPSPLLSATPCKTITQSFSNVAFSPSTGTPSMSVVPSKIQGQRVPTLPPAEPYACSTGGVKCVCYNCASDTSGLPCCTKLLDPRALQEGVALTIDSISIREFLVIEPKIKQVTQKVLADACRTIDCFSMSKSLKRRRREADSGELSPSTPGHVIKIVKTFEPTVRPDSVNPSAPSSTGSSKSQIDVSVVMFSISPDAPAHSKGGLTAAFYATVTSHMGASNRTKVLNGVVLADLMREKREVLNKQLNISIGVIAAWDSKGGTSSSIWDVSSTPRSPTRTPGGDPNVGGRSGAEDGVRMSHTTFIIILVTGISGFLVLAIVVTFILVRFLRRMKGEFVPDRVYPNGQKAPSGEDQLIPSFVDPSTPRITDVPKKPSKSSGGGGGGGGGGGGGGAAKKKKPMGVKVTYKPPKWD; encoded by the exons ATGAGAGGGGTGCTGGGGAACTATATTGAACTCGCCCAGCAATTTGTTTACTTGGTAGTTTTTG CCTTTCAGCATTCCAACT GTACCATCTTCCCTTTCCCTACATGGGGCTCGCCGTATCAGACCGCAGACCACTTTTGGCCATACCAGAACATCTCAGATGGCGGCTTCCTGGAAGATGTCCAGGGATCAGCTCACACGGTGGTGTATAACGgtggaaaaataaacaagatACAGCAGCTTGGGACTTCACTTTTCCTCGATGGCAAGGatgattgggtggatatcg GCGGGTTTCAAAAGTGCAGCTCTCTACGAGAATTACGAACCTATGGCT GTGGCTTCAATGCGGATTGTGTTACCGACCCAGCCCGATGTGTTGACGGATTTACGATCGGCTTTTGGCTGAGAGTGTATGAAGCAGGGTATATTATGTCGTCCGGGGCTTTTACAAACTCTAAAAGAGGGCCGGGTTTCCAACTCATCTACGATTCTAACATCGAAGGGTTTGAGTTTGTATTGGAGACGACAAAAAAGCAATGGCGCTTGTACGTGCACGGTCAGTTGCGCGAATGGACGCACATGATATTCACGTGGCGCGAAGCTTACGGCATTGAATATTACGAAGATGGTAACCTCAGCACAAAGGCAAACAAACCCTTCCACTTAGCAGCGCGGCCACCAAAGCGATACACTCCAGTTATCACACTAGGGAGACCTAACAATGTGTTCGAGGTGCGCAAATTTGGTCACTTTGAAATCGCGCAGTTTGCGATCTGGATGCGTCCCTTGTCTCTCGGGGACTCGGCAGGGGTGTACCTGGCGGGCGTGGTTTATGATCAGAACACTGCGGTATGCTGTTACTTCAAGTCCG TTGGACTGTGTGCAGTTAATCCATGCTACGACTCCCAGCAATGCAAACGTATCGAAGCTACGCACAAGTGCCTTTGTCCTCGAGTCAACCTGCAACGGAAAACATGCGAAG AGAAAATCGAAGGCTATTGCGCTGACAAGTCCAGCAGCTGCAACCTCTTCTCTCGTCAGGAGAAGTACTGCGAGCATCGATCCATGCGAGACCTCTGCCCGCGCTCTTGTGATTACTGCG CCCCAGGATCTGTCGCTGTTACCACGACACTCACCCCACATGGAAAGACACCACCATACGGGAAGTTTTCCTCTCCACACCACCCCTCGTCGTCAGGTTACAGTCATATGCCTGCCACTCTGTTCCCTAACTTGGAGCCTGCATCGCCAAAGCCATCCACCACCAGCTCCTCAATAGCAGGCGCAACTACTAGCATGCCTGGCTATAATGTTAGACCTTCGAACAGCCTATCACCTTATGGGAACTTCAGTGCAAGGCGGATGCCTAGAG GATCTGACTGCGAGGCAATTGACTGCAGTTATTACTCAACCTGCAAAGTTCATGCAGATGAGGGTTACGCCCAGTGCCACTGTAAACAGGACTGCCCTCTGGACTATGAGCCTGTATGCGGGACCAACAGCAAGACTTACCTCAACAGCTGCGTACTGCAAGCAGAATCATGCTACATAGGGCGATGGATTCGAGTCGCTAAGAAAGGGCCTTGTG GGTCACGATATCCGAACGCTGTCCACTACTGGCCCTTCAACTCGACCACACCCTCTAGAACATTACTGGACGTTCGCGGCAATTGCAAGACTTTGACATACAACGGAGTGCGCACCACGTATGCGGAGCAGTTGGGCCCCGTGTTGTCACTGGACGGAGTAGATGACTGGATATTGATTAGCGGTTTGAAGAGCAAGTGCATTAATGACCCGACGCTGTGCGATGACGGACTGACTGTCGCGTTCTGGATCAAGTACCATGCAG GCGAATTTATTTTATCTGGCGGTCGATACACGGACCATCAACGAGGACCTGGCTTCCAGTTCCTATGTCTAAATTGCCACAAAGACCCTAAAAAGAACAAACCTAAGAACTTTGTACTAAATCTCTCCACCCAGACCAAAGACTGGAAGATCACGCTCGACTTCCTGCCAAAAGCATGGTTTCATTTTGTCTTTAGCTGGCATATTGACAATGGTCTAAAAGTCTATCGAAATGGGAAACTAGTAGTAACAGACAAGAGTGCGGCAGAGGTCACCTTCCCGCCTCTCAAGCCACGTTACGAGATAATCACACTAGGGCGACCGAACAGTCTGACCAAGCTGCATAACTATGCAAAGATTGACATTGGTCACTTGGTGATATGGACGTATGAACTGTCTCACTACGAGGTAGAGGTCTCATTCCTTACAGTTCTCGCAAAGACAACAAAGTCCCTCATCTGTTGCCACTTTAAGAAAG CGGATCCCTGCGTGACCAACCCATGTCACGATGGCGCCACGTGCCGCTCATTAGATGAGAAGTTCGAGTGTATATGTCCTGACATTACACCTGGCCCCTGCGAGGAAA AGCGTACGATCAGCCCATGTCAGGATACTCTTGAGAACTGCTCCGTGTACGCCGCCCAGTCAGGCTACTGTCAGTTCCACCGTCGCTACATGGAGTCAGTCTGTCCCTTGTCTTGTGGCTTCTGTA GGGATGGGGAGAGCGAGAGCCAAGTACTGGATTCCACAAGTGCGCCTTACACGACGCCGTGCTCTACCGAGACCCTGCTCACGTCGACTGCAAGCGCCACTCACGGGGACGGAATCATTTTGATCCAAAAGGGAGGCTCATGGTCCAATATGGAAACCAATCAAATACCGTCGGAACTTGGGAACCTGAAAAGCCAAGACCCATGGAATACAGGATCACTTAAATCAGCTATTGGTGTTGACTCCAAGCCGTCACAATCCTTCAATCCAGAGACCCCTTTTTCAAAGAATGAAATGACACCATGGCGTCAGGGGTCTAGTGGACTTCGTCCCTCTTCAAAAACAATCCGGGATAGAACCCTTTCTCGTCTACCGACGCTGCGACCTTCGCCAAAGATCGACGTCACGAAAACATCGCGGACCCCATCGCCACTTCTCTCAGCTACACCTTGTAAAACTATCACGCAATCCTTTTCGAATGTTGCATTCTCTCCTTCCACAGGTACCCCGAGCATGTCAGTTGTGCCGAGTAAGATCCAGGGTCAGCGTGTACCCACCTTGCCGCCAGCTGAGCCTTACGCTTGTTCTACGGGCGGCGTCAAGTGCGTGTGCTATAACTGCGCCTCAGATACTAGCGGACTGCCGTGCTGCACCAAGTTACTTGACCCTCGTGCTTTACAAGAAGGAGTCGCCCTCACAATTGACTCAATTAGTATTAGAGAGTTCTTGGTGATCGAGCCAAAGATAAAGCAAGTCACACAGAAAGTGCTAGCGGATGCTTGTAGAACAATTGATTGCTTTTCAATGTCAAAGTCACTAAAGAGAAGACGCCGGGAAGCGGACAGCGGGGAATTAAGTCCAAGTACACCGGGACATGTTatcaaaattgttaaaacttTCGAGCCAACGGTAAGACCGGACAGCGTAAATCCTTCAGCCCCATCTTCCACAGGGAGTTCTAAGTCTCAGATAGACGTCAGTGTGGTGATGTTTAGTATTTCGCCAGATGCGCCTGCGCATAGCAAAGGCGGGTTGACCGCTGCATTTTACGCAACTGTGACGTCCCACATGGGAGCGAGCAACCGTACTAAAGTCCTTAACGGAGTCGTGTTGGCTGACCTCATGCGCGAGAAGCGAGAGGTGCTCAACAAGCAACTTAACATTTCCATTGGGGTGATTGCAGCCTGGGACTCTAAAGGAGGAACTAGTTCGAGTATATGGGATGTGTCATCCACACCAAGAAGCCCAACTCGGACCCCAG